A part of Larkinella insperata genomic DNA contains:
- the gmd gene encoding GDP-mannose 4,6-dehydratase, whose product MKKALITGITGQDGTYLAELLLEKGYEVHGIKRRSSLFNTQRIDHLYEDPHEQNVRFKLHFGDLSDSTNIIRIIQEVQPDEIYNLGAMSHVRVSFDEPEYTAQVDGIGTLRILEAVRLLGLSQKTRIYQASTSELYGGVQGHAQSELTPFYPRSPYAVAKLYGYWITVNYREAYGMYACNGILFNHESPLRGETFVTRKITRAVARIGLGLQEKVFLGNIDSLRDWGHAKDYVEAMWLILQQERAEDFVIATGVTTTIRDFVKMAFAEIGVELAFQGEGVHEKAYVVSARDPDFPVAVGQEVLSIDERYFRPTEVDLLLGDPTKAMTQLQWQPKYDLAGLVKDMMQSDVALFRRDQLLAEQGHLMPNYFE is encoded by the coding sequence ATGAAAAAAGCATTAATTACGGGCATTACGGGCCAGGATGGCACCTACCTGGCCGAACTCTTACTGGAGAAGGGCTACGAAGTGCACGGCATCAAACGCCGGAGCTCGCTGTTCAACACCCAGCGCATCGACCATCTCTACGAGGATCCCCACGAGCAAAACGTGCGCTTCAAGCTGCACTTCGGCGATTTGTCGGACTCGACTAACATCATCCGCATCATCCAGGAGGTGCAGCCCGATGAGATCTACAACCTGGGGGCCATGTCGCACGTGCGGGTGAGCTTCGACGAGCCCGAATACACGGCCCAGGTCGACGGGATCGGCACGCTGCGCATCCTGGAAGCGGTGCGGCTGCTGGGGCTGAGCCAGAAGACGCGCATCTACCAGGCCTCCACCTCGGAGCTCTACGGTGGGGTGCAGGGCCACGCCCAGTCGGAGCTGACGCCGTTCTACCCGCGTTCGCCTTATGCGGTGGCCAAGCTCTACGGCTACTGGATCACGGTCAACTACCGGGAGGCATACGGCATGTATGCCTGCAACGGGATTCTGTTCAACCACGAGTCGCCCTTGCGGGGGGAGACGTTTGTGACCCGCAAGATCACCCGGGCGGTGGCTCGGATTGGCTTGGGTCTGCAGGAGAAGGTGTTTCTGGGCAACATCGATTCGCTGCGGGACTGGGGCCATGCCAAGGACTATGTGGAAGCGATGTGGCTGATCTTGCAGCAGGAGCGGGCCGAGGACTTTGTGATTGCCACGGGGGTGACGACCACCATCCGGGACTTTGTCAAGATGGCTTTTGCCGAAATTGGCGTGGAGCTGGCCTTCCAGGGGGAGGGTGTCCACGAGAAGGCGTACGTGGTCAGTGCCCGTGATCCGGACTTTCCGGTGGCGGTGGGTCAGGAAGTGCTCAGCATCGACGAGCGGTATTTCCGTCCGACGGAGGTGGACTTGTTGTTGGGGGATCCGACCAAGGCCATGACGCAGTTGCAGTGGCAGCCCAAGTATGATCTGGCGGGTCTGGTCAAGGACATGATGCAGTCGGATGTGGCCTTGTTCCGGCGGGATCAGCTGCTGGCTGAGCAAGGTCACCTGATGCCCAATTACTTTGAATAG
- the fcl gene encoding GDP-L-fucose synthase yields the protein MNQDAKIYVAGHRGMVGSALVRNLQRRGYQNLVTRTSAELDLRNQAAVADFFADQRPDYVLLAAAKVGGIWANNRYRADFLYDNLLIEANIIHSAYQFGVQKLLFLGSSCIYPKLAPQPLKEDYLLSGYLEATNEPYAIAKIAGIKLCEAYRSQYGCNFISAMPTNLYGPNDNYDLNGSHVLPALIRKFHEAKLHGEPVVEVWGTGSPRREFLHADDLADACVFLMEGYNEELFVNIGTGQDVTIRELAELVKQTVGFEGELRWNPDKPDGTPRKLMDVSRLHHLGWQHRIDLSAGIAATYQDFLANQEVYV from the coding sequence GTGAATCAAGACGCAAAAATCTACGTAGCGGGTCACCGGGGCATGGTGGGCTCCGCGCTGGTGCGCAACTTGCAACGCCGAGGCTACCAGAACCTGGTCACCCGCACCTCGGCCGAGCTGGACCTGCGCAACCAGGCAGCCGTCGCCGACTTCTTTGCCGACCAACGGCCCGACTACGTGCTGCTGGCAGCGGCCAAAGTGGGCGGCATCTGGGCCAACAACCGCTACCGGGCCGACTTTTTGTATGACAACCTGCTGATTGAGGCTAACATCATCCACAGCGCCTACCAGTTTGGGGTCCAGAAACTGCTGTTTCTGGGCTCCTCCTGCATCTACCCCAAGCTGGCCCCCCAGCCCCTGAAGGAAGACTACCTGCTGAGCGGCTACCTGGAAGCCACCAACGAGCCCTACGCCATCGCCAAGATTGCCGGCATCAAGCTCTGTGAAGCCTACCGCAGCCAGTACGGCTGCAACTTCATCTCGGCCATGCCCACCAACCTCTACGGCCCCAACGACAACTACGATCTGAACGGTTCGCACGTCTTGCCGGCGCTGATCCGCAAGTTTCACGAGGCTAAACTCCACGGCGAGCCGGTGGTGGAAGTGTGGGGCACGGGCTCCCCGCGCCGGGAGTTTCTGCACGCCGATGACCTGGCCGACGCCTGCGTGTTCCTGATGGAAGGCTACAACGAGGAGCTGTTTGTCAACATCGGCACCGGCCAGGATGTGACGATCCGGGAGCTGGCCGAACTGGTCAAACAGACCGTGGGCTTCGAAGGAGAACTGCGCTGGAATCCGGACAAACCCGATGGCACGCCCCGCAAGTTGATGGATGTGTCGCGGCTGCACCACCTGGGCTGGCAGCACCGCATCGACCTGTCAGCAGGCATTGCCGCTACCTACCAGGATTTCCTGGCTAACCAGGAGGTATACGTTTAG
- a CDS encoding UDP-glucose dehydrogenase family protein — protein MKIAVVGTGYVGLVTGTCFAETGNQVTCIDIDQRKVEKLNNGIIPIYEPGLDVLFNRNTAEGRLKFTTNLAEGIEGAEVIFLALPTPPGEDGSADLKYILKVAGDLGQIMKEYAVIVDKSTVPVGTAEKVHEYISLAAQVEFDVVSNPEFLREGVAIEDFMKPDRVVIGTQSERAKAIMTKLYAPLVRQGNPVIFMDERSAEMTKYAANSFLAVKISFMNEIANLCEKVGANVDDIRRGIGTDSRIGKRFLFAGIGYGGSCFPKDVQALAKTSEEYAYDFKILKSVMEVNAQQKTKLLPVINQHFNGDLQGKTIAVWGLAFKPYTDDIREAPALENIQALLAAGAKVTAYDPEAMENVKQVLGNQITYAHTSYAALDDADALVIMTEWPMFRTPEFGKMALLLKNKVIFDGRNLYELDQMKELGYTYYSIGREAIGTDVKQPA, from the coding sequence ATGAAAATTGCAGTTGTAGGAACTGGTTACGTGGGACTCGTGACCGGCACCTGCTTTGCCGAAACCGGCAACCAGGTTACCTGTATTGACATCGACCAACGCAAGGTCGAAAAACTCAACAATGGCATCATCCCCATCTACGAACCCGGTCTGGATGTCCTCTTCAACCGCAACACCGCCGAAGGACGCCTGAAGTTTACGACCAACCTGGCCGAAGGCATCGAAGGCGCCGAGGTCATCTTCCTGGCCCTGCCCACTCCGCCGGGTGAAGACGGATCGGCCGACCTGAAATACATCCTCAAAGTGGCCGGCGATCTGGGCCAGATCATGAAAGAATACGCCGTCATCGTCGACAAGAGCACCGTGCCGGTGGGCACCGCCGAGAAAGTCCACGAGTACATCTCGCTGGCGGCTCAGGTGGAGTTTGATGTGGTGTCCAACCCCGAGTTTCTGCGCGAAGGCGTGGCCATCGAAGACTTCATGAAACCCGACCGCGTGGTGATCGGCACGCAGTCGGAGCGGGCCAAGGCCATCATGACCAAGCTTTACGCTCCGCTGGTGCGCCAGGGCAACCCCGTTATCTTCATGGACGAGCGCTCGGCGGAGATGACCAAGTACGCGGCCAACTCGTTTCTGGCCGTCAAGATCAGCTTCATGAACGAGATTGCCAACCTGTGCGAGAAGGTAGGAGCCAACGTCGATGATATCCGCCGGGGCATCGGCACCGACAGCCGGATCGGCAAGCGGTTTTTGTTTGCCGGCATTGGCTACGGGGGCAGCTGCTTTCCCAAGGACGTGCAGGCGCTGGCCAAGACCTCTGAGGAGTACGCCTACGACTTCAAGATCCTCAAGTCGGTCATGGAGGTCAACGCTCAGCAGAAGACCAAGCTGTTGCCGGTGATCAACCAGCACTTCAACGGGGATCTGCAGGGCAAGACGATTGCGGTGTGGGGGCTGGCCTTCAAGCCCTACACGGATGACATCCGGGAGGCCCCGGCCCTGGAGAACATCCAGGCGCTGCTGGCGGCCGGAGCCAAGGTGACGGCCTATGATCCGGAAGCCATGGAGAACGTCAAGCAGGTGCTGGGCAACCAGATCACCTATGCCCACACCTCGTATGCGGCCCTGGACGATGCCGATGCGCTGGTGATCATGACCGAGTGGCCGATGTTCCGCACGCCGGAGTTTGGCAAGATGGCTTTGCTGTTGAAGAACAAGGTGATCTTCGATGGTCGCAACCTCTACGAGCTGGATCAGATGAAGGAGTTGGGTTACACCTACTACAGCATCGGACGGGAAGCCATCGGTACGGATGTGAAGCAACCCGCCTAA
- a CDS encoding WcaI family glycosyltransferase, with the protein MPDLRVGTYGFLPAWLTRWSNADTMMNASLFVFLGLFSGLWLDRTRQPMHRWVVTWVGLVGVIFLSEVGQLLLLNRPFDWDHSLSAAFGTLCGMAVLGMSRWMLKRAGIRKVFDRRYKNTPSMRILIYGINYSPELTGIGKYTGEMGAWLAKHDQEVDVITAHPYYPEWAIHDSHKNKGWHTEQIGGARVHRCPLYVPRKVTSLTRILHEFSFVASSLVYWFRILFRKRYDAVICLSPPFHLGVIPVLYSKLFNVPLWCHIQDLQIDMAKDLGMIKNKRFLDIMFKVEAFILKNCTVVSTISEGMVRKVTQKKVLQSECVLFPNWVDGEYVRPLSRSQSLRAELGLRESDKVILYSGSLGEKQGLEIIIEAARSFTSRPDVQFLIFGSGGGKDKLMALAQSYGLPNIKFYPLQPYEKLSALLATADIHLVLQKKSASDLVLPSKLTGILAAGGCALVSAVPGTTLHDIVSKHNMGILIEPESVEALKDAINENIATDLTSYRMNARRYAERNLDKENILNTFLKQLVEVAGVPDADPVVEKSMVLADADRQLNVGK; encoded by the coding sequence ATGCCTGATCTGAGGGTGGGTACGTATGGATTTCTGCCGGCCTGGCTGACGCGCTGGTCCAACGCCGATACCATGATGAATGCATCCCTGTTTGTATTTCTGGGGTTATTTAGTGGTCTATGGCTGGACCGAACCCGGCAGCCGATGCACCGTTGGGTCGTTACCTGGGTTGGGCTGGTGGGCGTCATATTTCTCTCGGAAGTCGGACAGCTGTTATTACTGAACCGGCCTTTTGATTGGGATCATAGCCTGTCGGCAGCATTCGGGACCCTCTGCGGCATGGCAGTTCTGGGAATGAGTAGATGGATGCTGAAGAGGGCTGGTATTCGAAAAGTCTTCGACAGACGTTATAAAAACACTCCGAGTATGAGAATTTTAATTTACGGGATCAACTATTCACCCGAACTGACCGGCATTGGTAAGTACACGGGTGAAATGGGGGCCTGGCTGGCAAAGCATGATCAGGAAGTTGATGTCATTACGGCTCACCCTTACTATCCGGAATGGGCTATACATGATTCCCACAAAAATAAAGGATGGCATACCGAGCAGATTGGAGGAGCACGGGTCCACCGGTGTCCGTTGTATGTTCCCAGGAAGGTAACCTCGCTCACCCGGATTCTGCACGAATTTTCATTTGTCGCGAGCAGTCTGGTGTATTGGTTTCGGATACTATTTCGCAAACGGTACGATGCAGTTATCTGTCTGTCGCCCCCTTTTCACCTGGGAGTCATTCCGGTGCTATACAGCAAATTGTTTAACGTACCCCTCTGGTGTCATATTCAGGATTTGCAGATTGATATGGCGAAGGACCTGGGCATGATTAAAAACAAGCGGTTTTTAGACATCATGTTCAAGGTGGAAGCGTTCATTCTGAAGAATTGCACCGTCGTATCGACCATCAGCGAAGGAATGGTGCGGAAGGTTACTCAAAAGAAAGTGCTTCAGTCTGAATGTGTGCTGTTTCCGAATTGGGTCGACGGAGAGTACGTCAGGCCGTTATCCCGATCGCAATCCCTCCGGGCAGAACTGGGGTTAAGGGAGTCGGATAAAGTTATTCTCTACTCTGGAAGTCTGGGCGAAAAACAAGGGTTGGAAATCATCATCGAAGCCGCTCGTTCCTTTACATCCCGCCCCGACGTTCAGTTCCTGATTTTTGGATCAGGCGGAGGAAAAGATAAATTAATGGCGCTCGCTCAGAGCTACGGGTTGCCTAATATCAAATTTTACCCCTTACAACCATACGAAAAGCTGTCGGCCTTGCTGGCCACGGCAGATATACACCTGGTTTTGCAGAAGAAGTCGGCTTCGGATCTGGTATTACCCTCTAAGTTGACGGGAATATTAGCTGCCGGAGGGTGTGCACTGGTGTCGGCCGTTCCGGGAACCACCCTGCACGATATCGTGAGCAAACACAACATGGGAATACTGATCGAGCCGGAATCGGTTGAGGCTTTGAAAGATGCCATCAACGAAAACATTGCAACCGACCTGACCTCGTACCGGATGAACGCCAGACGGTATGCCGAAAGAAATCTGGATAAAGAAAATATCCTGAATACCTTCCTGAAGCAACTAGTCGAAGTAGCAGGTGTCCCTGATGCTGATCCTGTTGTCGAGAAAAGCATGGTTTTGGCTGATGCTGATCGACAACTCAACGTAGGAAAATAA
- a CDS encoding glycosyltransferase family 2 protein yields the protein MIEPLDLTIAIPVKNEEKNLAICLASIGPDLARNIVVIDSGSTDRTKEIALQYGAKVVDFVWNGQFPKKRNWYLRNHTPQSKWVMFLDADEFLTDKFKAELRQALKRDDKVGYWLRYTIYFMGKPMKGGYFLHKLALFRVGAGEYERIDEKQWSKLDMEVHEHPVLEGEIGTIKSKIDHQDMRGISYYVTKHNEYSSWEAARFLKMSKDTQSVNKWSWMQRIKYGLMRTPLLGPAFFFGSFFLMGGFRDGSRGFAFALLKMAYFTQMYCKIRELSEEEQEVVSTVVPESLKV from the coding sequence ATGATTGAACCTCTGGATCTAACGATTGCAATTCCTGTCAAAAACGAGGAAAAGAACCTGGCCATCTGCCTTGCTTCCATAGGGCCTGACCTGGCGCGCAACATAGTTGTGATCGATTCCGGCAGCACTGATCGTACGAAGGAAATTGCGCTGCAATACGGCGCGAAAGTGGTGGATTTTGTCTGGAATGGGCAATTCCCCAAAAAACGTAACTGGTATTTACGGAACCATACCCCTCAAAGCAAATGGGTAATGTTTCTGGATGCGGACGAGTTTCTGACCGACAAATTCAAAGCTGAATTACGGCAAGCCCTCAAACGGGACGATAAAGTAGGCTACTGGTTGCGGTATACAATCTACTTTATGGGAAAACCGATGAAGGGAGGCTACTTTCTGCACAAGCTGGCCTTGTTCAGAGTAGGTGCCGGAGAGTACGAACGAATCGACGAGAAACAGTGGAGTAAGCTGGATATGGAAGTGCACGAACATCCCGTACTGGAAGGGGAGATTGGCACCATTAAAAGCAAAATCGATCACCAGGACATGCGAGGTATCTCGTATTATGTGACGAAGCACAACGAATATTCCAGCTGGGAAGCCGCCCGTTTCCTGAAAATGTCGAAAGACACCCAAAGCGTTAATAAATGGTCGTGGATGCAACGCATTAAGTATGGCCTGATGCGTACCCCGTTGCTGGGCCCGGCTTTTTTCTTTGGAAGTTTTTTTCTGATGGGCGGTTTTCGGGACGGTAGCCGGGGCTTTGCTTTCGCCCTGTTGAAGATGGCCTATTTCACCCAGATGTATTGCAAAATACGTGAGCTGTCGGAGGAAGAACAGGAAGTTGTTTCTACCGTAGTGCCCGAATCACTTAAAGTTTAA
- a CDS encoding glycosyltransferase family 61 protein translates to MTTAIVQKSLKLLRQLALQVQVGNVKGKAPEFAFEPEENEKLFGPYGGAENLHVWKLNDVVCSGLYGGAIINKFNQLYLRFISFPWGKTLHPASTLPYVGKNVGEIEKAIYLITPEAPNNYYHWVVDLLPRLLVLTKYSLSDLKDRVIILHHTAKSYETNYLAMLGIEKEKVFRLKPFETVKVKDLVVADYYGLNKPFAAWKKEILDQLSANKPRLPKKKIYLLRGKQAKRSLIGEERLVAMLEKLGFTIVNPQGMTVEEQINTLREAEVVVALHGAALTNIIFCEPQTLVVELRSTHLPPEHYSAIAKTYNFRFKTVSLPPERQVKKSNSANKQSLVLTEEAVAELMTLLGEREKQASFK, encoded by the coding sequence ATGACAACGGCAATCGTACAAAAAAGTCTTAAACTCTTACGCCAGCTGGCCTTGCAGGTTCAGGTTGGGAACGTAAAGGGTAAGGCCCCGGAGTTTGCTTTTGAACCGGAAGAAAACGAAAAGCTTTTTGGCCCTTATGGCGGAGCGGAAAATCTTCATGTCTGGAAGTTGAACGATGTTGTGTGCAGCGGTTTATACGGAGGAGCCATCATCAATAAATTCAACCAGCTCTACCTGCGGTTTATTTCATTCCCCTGGGGAAAGACACTGCATCCGGCTTCAACTTTACCATATGTTGGTAAAAACGTCGGGGAAATTGAGAAGGCCATCTACCTGATTACACCGGAAGCTCCCAATAACTACTACCATTGGGTGGTTGATTTGCTGCCCCGGTTGCTGGTTCTGACTAAATACAGTTTAAGTGATCTCAAAGACCGGGTCATTATCCTGCATCACACGGCCAAGTCCTACGAAACCAATTACCTGGCCATGCTGGGCATTGAAAAGGAGAAGGTGTTTCGGCTGAAGCCGTTCGAAACAGTGAAAGTGAAGGATCTGGTGGTCGCCGATTACTACGGTTTGAACAAACCGTTTGCCGCCTGGAAAAAAGAAATTCTGGATCAGTTGAGCGCGAACAAACCGCGGCTGCCGAAAAAGAAGATCTATCTTCTGCGGGGAAAGCAGGCCAAAAGAAGCCTGATCGGTGAGGAGAGGTTGGTCGCAATGCTGGAAAAGCTGGGCTTCACAATCGTTAATCCGCAGGGAATGACGGTTGAAGAACAAATCAATACGCTGAGAGAAGCCGAGGTCGTTGTGGCCTTACACGGTGCTGCTCTAACCAACATCATCTTTTGCGAACCGCAAACGCTTGTTGTGGAACTGAGAAGCACTCACCTGCCTCCGGAGCATTATTCAGCTATTGCTAAGACGTACAATTTTCGGTTTAAAACCGTCAGTTTGCCCCCGGAACGCCAAGTGAAAAAGAGCAATTCAGCCAACAAACAAAGTCTGGTCTTGACTGAAGAAGCGGTTGCTGAATTGATGACGCTGCTTGGTGAACGGGAAAAACAGGCAAGTTTCAAGTAA
- a CDS encoding DapH/DapD/GlmU-related protein, which yields MTESIVTSQTVHVQDSPYSSPWTVKQRIKMLLWEYVWTLLCSWTPKPANRWRVFWLKAFGATIYGRPFVHQRARIQIPWNLILHDHACLGDRANAYSLGIIEIREHATVAQEVYLCTGTHAFDQPAMNLITLPIVIEPHVFIGARAFIMPGVTIGERSIVGACSVVTKSVRPGTTVKGNPAKA from the coding sequence ATGACTGAAAGTATCGTAACAAGTCAAACCGTTCACGTTCAGGATTCGCCTTATTCGAGTCCCTGGACGGTTAAGCAGCGGATTAAGATGTTGCTGTGGGAGTACGTGTGGACGCTACTGTGTTCCTGGACACCCAAACCCGCTAACCGGTGGCGGGTCTTCTGGCTGAAAGCATTTGGGGCCACGATTTACGGCCGTCCTTTTGTTCACCAACGGGCCCGCATTCAAATTCCCTGGAATCTGATTTTGCACGACCATGCTTGCCTGGGCGATCGGGCAAACGCTTATTCGTTGGGTATAATTGAAATTCGGGAGCACGCAACCGTAGCTCAGGAAGTCTATCTGTGTACGGGTACGCATGCGTTCGACCAGCCCGCCATGAACCTGATTACCCTGCCGATCGTTATCGAACCTCATGTATTCATTGGGGCGAGAGCGTTTATCATGCCCGGAGTCACGATTGGCGAACGGTCCATTGTTGGGGCCTGCAGCGTCGTAACCAAGTCGGTACGGCCCGGAACAACGGTAAAAGGGAATCCGGCAAAGGCATAA
- a CDS encoding glycosyltransferase family 4 protein, with protein sequence MKEYPDSEVIDGVQHLRIKGYDTPKSGIVLKMLDLLYTLRGRKLFSNNYDVVVSNTFWAPLVLPKRSQKVCMVDVARMPKGQLKLYRNVARLRANSSPVATASRNELPDVLRDKVVMIPNPLPFTPSREVDLTQKKPIILYTGRVHPEKGLDLLVEAYSKTNQAYKLQIVGSWKVAAGGGGEEYLETLRQKAKGAEIEFVGPVYNTEALNKYYEEASIFVYPSVAEQGETFGLAPLEAMAWGCAPIVSKLSCFQDFVKENQNGLIFDHRSQDAVDQLASHIMNLQENRSLRERLATNAVAVRESHSTKHIANQFLREFEQMLKKND encoded by the coding sequence ATGAAAGAATATCCTGACTCGGAAGTGATTGATGGAGTGCAGCACCTGCGCATCAAAGGATACGATACCCCAAAATCGGGTATTGTTCTTAAGATGCTGGACCTTCTTTATACGTTGCGGGGCCGCAAACTGTTCTCAAACAATTACGATGTGGTGGTAAGCAACACGTTCTGGGCACCACTCGTTCTGCCGAAGCGGTCTCAGAAAGTCTGCATGGTAGATGTAGCCCGGATGCCCAAAGGGCAATTGAAATTATACCGGAATGTGGCCCGGCTTCGGGCAAACTCAAGCCCGGTGGCGACGGCCTCTCGGAACGAATTGCCCGATGTGTTGCGCGACAAGGTGGTCATGATCCCGAATCCGTTGCCGTTTACCCCCTCCAGAGAAGTTGACCTGACCCAGAAGAAACCGATCATTTTGTACACGGGTCGGGTTCACCCCGAAAAAGGGCTGGATTTACTGGTGGAAGCCTACAGCAAGACCAACCAGGCTTACAAACTGCAGATCGTAGGCTCCTGGAAAGTGGCCGCCGGCGGGGGAGGAGAAGAGTATCTGGAAACGTTGCGGCAAAAGGCAAAAGGAGCCGAGATTGAATTTGTAGGACCGGTTTACAACACCGAAGCACTGAACAAATACTACGAGGAGGCTTCTATCTTTGTGTACCCCTCGGTAGCGGAGCAGGGTGAAACATTCGGACTTGCCCCATTGGAAGCAATGGCGTGGGGGTGTGCACCGATTGTCTCCAAACTGTCCTGTTTTCAGGATTTTGTCAAGGAAAACCAAAATGGTCTGATCTTCGACCACCGTTCGCAAGACGCTGTGGATCAACTGGCCAGCCATATCATGAATTTGCAGGAAAACCGTTCGCTGCGGGAGAGGTTGGCGACCAATGCCGTTGCGGTGCGAGAAAGCCACTCGACGAAGCACATCGCCAACCAGTTTCTACGGGAGTTCGAACAAATGCTGAAAAAAAATGACTGA
- a CDS encoding glycosyltransferase encodes MNILRIIGSMDPASGGPCQGIRNSCNELQKMGVHNEVVCLNRPDADFLGKDSFPIHALGPNKGPWNYAPKLIPWLIENLGRFDAVIVHGLWLYPSYAATKALKAFRAKQSGQKGTGKTPRLFVMPHGMLDPYFQKAEGRKLKALRNWLYWKAIEGSVVKQADGVLFTCQAELELARTSFSPYQPSQEINVGYGIVTPPAFQPEMQKAFLDKCPGLGQQPYWLFLSRIHQKKGVDLLIEAYKNTVLKQQELGTEVPKLVIAGPKLDTAYGQKIQQMVASDPLLKSNVFLPGMLTGDAKWGAFYGCETFALPSHQENFGIAVVEALACGKPVLISDQVNIWREIEAAKCGIVTPDTLQGTEQALSAWLRLSTAEREKMNQRARATFEREFAIPAAAQRLSEVMKSASSSMADEKVSV; translated from the coding sequence ATGAACATACTTCGGATTATCGGTAGCATGGATCCCGCTTCGGGCGGCCCTTGCCAGGGTATCAGAAACTCCTGCAATGAACTACAGAAAATGGGGGTTCATAATGAGGTAGTTTGTCTGAACCGTCCTGATGCAGATTTCCTGGGTAAGGATTCATTTCCAATACATGCCTTGGGCCCCAATAAAGGGCCCTGGAATTACGCGCCCAAACTCATTCCCTGGCTCATCGAGAACCTTGGTCGGTTCGATGCTGTCATTGTGCACGGACTCTGGCTTTACCCAAGTTACGCGGCTACCAAAGCTTTAAAAGCGTTTCGGGCTAAGCAGTCTGGCCAAAAAGGCACGGGGAAGACTCCCCGGCTTTTTGTTATGCCACACGGGATGCTCGATCCTTATTTTCAGAAAGCTGAAGGTAGAAAACTGAAGGCGTTACGGAACTGGCTGTATTGGAAAGCCATTGAAGGCAGCGTGGTCAAACAGGCCGATGGCGTATTGTTTACCTGTCAGGCCGAACTGGAACTGGCCCGGACTTCCTTTAGCCCGTATCAGCCCAGCCAGGAAATCAACGTCGGTTACGGCATTGTGACGCCACCCGCCTTCCAGCCGGAAATGCAAAAGGCATTTTTGGATAAATGTCCTGGTTTGGGTCAACAGCCCTATTGGTTGTTTCTGAGCCGGATACACCAGAAAAAAGGGGTTGATTTACTGATCGAAGCGTACAAAAATACAGTGCTGAAACAGCAGGAGCTTGGGACCGAAGTTCCGAAGCTGGTGATTGCCGGTCCCAAGCTGGACACTGCTTACGGACAGAAAATTCAGCAAATGGTGGCCAGCGATCCGCTGTTGAAGTCGAATGTCTTCTTGCCCGGTATGCTTACGGGAGATGCCAAGTGGGGCGCTTTCTACGGTTGTGAAACGTTTGCGTTACCGAGCCATCAAGAGAACTTTGGTATTGCGGTGGTAGAGGCTCTGGCTTGCGGGAAACCCGTCCTGATTTCGGATCAGGTTAATATCTGGCGTGAAATTGAAGCCGCCAAATGTGGCATCGTGACGCCCGATACATTGCAGGGAACCGAGCAAGCATTATCAGCCTGGCTGCGGTTGTCGACCGCCGAAAGAGAGAAAATGAATCAGCGGGCGCGGGCTACTTTCGAACGGGAGTTTGCTATTCCGGCTGCGGCTCAGCGGTTGTCGGAAGTCATGAAGTCAGCCAGCAGCAGCATGGCCGATGAAAAAGTATCTGTGTAA